Within Nitrospirota bacterium, the genomic segment TCAAAGGCGGCCTGATACATTTGAACCAAATGGCCCGGGTCAGTTCGCTGTCGCTTGTTCTCACGCGCAAGGTCGGCCTTGAGCAGCAGCCGTAAATACGGAGGAAGCGAGTCGCCCTGCGTATCCATCCGGCCCTGAGCGGCCGAATAATGGGCGCTGATAATGTCATATAATATTTCCTCCAGAGCATCCGGACCACCGCTTCTTGTTTTGTAATATTCTTTGACTGATGACTTCGTACGCAAGGTCAGCATGCCCCTGACCCGCTGCGCTTCTTCCGGCTGCAGGCAGATATAAAAGCGGTCTCCATCCGCAAAATTGACGTCATTACGGTCCGTGACCAGGATGTATTTTGCCGGCTGTGAACAGCCTGCAATGAACAACGTCGCACCCAGCACGCTGCAGACGAGAACCCCTTTTGTCAAGGTAAGCGCTTTCACCAGCTACTCCTGCTCCTCGTGTGCGAATGCTCTCGAGATGGGAAATTATAGTGAAAACGTCGTTGAAAGGCAAGGTGGAAACGATGCAAATAATAAACCCGCGGGCAGTTCGGTACGAGGAAAGGCCTTCAACGGCATTCGGGTTTCGCGTTGCTCTACTCCATCTACCGGTTTCGTCATTCCCGCGAAAGCGGAATCCCGTGTTCTCAAATCCTGCTGGATGCCGGATCAATTCGGGCATAACGGCGAAAAGCATTTGAAATGCAGGTTCAATTTAACGCCGTTGTCGCAGCCGGAAGACCAGGAATGCGTAGACCAGTCCATTCCAAACAAGGATTGAGATTCCCGCAATGAGCTCGAAATCCCGCGGCAGGCCGTTGGGATAGACCATGGGTTCAATGTAATGCTGGATAAATCCGCCTTGGTATCCTGCCTGTCCCGCTTGAGCGCGGAACAGATTTTCAAGCGGTGTAAGCGGGCAGGTCCAGCTCGCAAGGTTGACAAGTGATGACCAAAGCACAACGGGCACGTGAAACCAGGCAGCGTGTGGCTTGGCGAGAGCGACGAATCCGCCGAAGACGGCGAACAGAACAAAGGCAAAATGAAAGAGGAGAATGATGTCGGCCAAGAGTTTCGAAGACATATAAGTACACCGGCTCAGAGCAGGGGAGAACGATGAGCTGCGGACCCGGAGGCTCTATTGAACTGCTTTCATTGCGGTCAGCAGGTCTCCCGCACCCCTCGCCCGGTTCCATTCATTGAAGCGGCTTCTATAGTCTTGAAACGGCTGATCCAGAAATTTCCTGGGATCACCGCTTAAGGAATATGCCATTCCTTCCGTCAGCCAATCGGGCTCCCTCCAAAATTTGAAATTGCCA encodes:
- a CDS encoding DUF2784 domain-containing protein; this translates as MSSKLLADIILLFHFAFVLFAVFGGFVALAKPHAAWFHVPVVLWSSLVNLASWTCPLTPLENLFRAQAGQAGYQGGFIQHYIEPMVYPNGLPRDFELIAGISILVWNGLVYAFLVFRLRQRR